The Phocoena sinus isolate mPhoSin1 chromosome 8, mPhoSin1.pri, whole genome shotgun sequence nucleotide sequence ggcaggcggattcttaaccactgcgccaccagggaagtccccttagcTGGCTTTAGAGTTAGGGTACCAAAGTGATTTCATAAGAAATCAGCTTGGAACCCAAGTACTTCCCCAGCTGTTGAAGAAGTAGTTGGATGAGACACTTGCAAACAGTCTTCCCTTCACTTCTTGGTGTGAGTCGTatgaaaatggaatttgaaaattCAGAGTAGGCAAAAGGTGGGATTAAGACAACTTTCCACTAGGGTAACTAGAAGGTGGGGCACTGACAACAGTGTGTAGAAGAAacaactgggggcttccctggtggtgcaatggttgagagtccgcctgtcgatgcaggggacatgggttcgtgcccaggtccgggaagatcccacatgccgtggagcggctgggcccgtgagccatggccgctgagcctgtgcgtccagagcctgtgctccgcaacgggagaggccacaacagtgagaggccggcgtaccgcaaaaaaaaaaaaaaaaaaaaagaagcaacaactGAAGAAAATCAGTTAAGTTCCAAGATGCTACTCATGGTACCCTGGCAGCTCTAAACCAATCAGTGTGACAGCAGTCTCTTCTCCTCACCTGGAAcagtgggcaggggtgggagggttctttatttttggctgccccgTGTGGcgtgtgcgatcttagttccctgactagggatcaaacctgtgccccctgcagtggaagcgtgcagttttaaccactggaccgccagggaagtcccaaggggaGGTTTTTCTTTAACTGCCAATCAgcacattaaagagaaaaattcctGAGTGTTTATTACATGTAAAACACTGTGTTATGAACATGTGCAGTGCAGACATGATTAGTGGCCTTAAAGAGAGGTCTTCCAATCCTTAATGTGCCTTCATCTCCCACATAACATGTTGTGTACAAGATAACCCTTGTCCTATTGCTTACATAgaatggttctttttttaaaaaaaaaaaagacaacaaaaaagcTGCCAGGCTCGAGGGTTTTATCACTGTTAACTAACTGTATTCCTCCCAGCTCTACAGTTACATCAATTTGCACTGCTCAATACTGAATAGGTTTTTGTCCTACTCAGATCATTAAGCCAGGCTTTCCGAGGGCACTCAGGCAAACAGATCTATGAAGTGAGTTTCCATAAGAACTGAATAAATGCACTGTCTACTATCATTTTCATACAGATATCATGGTGACAATCACCAATggcaaaaataatacattttcacaATACTTTAGAGTGAACTTTCATATATATTCCCTAATCCTAACAATAGGTATTACTGCCCTTAgcattattttcaccattttacagatgataaaaattaAGGCTCAATTGTATGGATGTACTATATTTAACCAGATCTGCATTGATAAGTATCTTGGCTATATTTAAGGGGAATGCTTTTGTAGGGTTGTCGTTGCTATTGTTGTTTGTGAGTACAAAACACTGCTGCAATGCAAAtgcctgtaattttgttttacatatttctgAACATGTACCTCCAAGAAGAGCTGGGTCaaattgtatgtttttaaatgttaacaagTGTCCTTtaaatgttgatttaaaaaaattaaggctgGGGatttccgtggtggtccagtggttaagactctacctTCTAATACAGAGGGTGCAGGTtacatccctggtcagggagctaagatctcacatgcctagaggccaaaaacccaaaacatgaaacagaggcaatactgtaacaaattcaataaaggcttaaaaaaaaaaaattaaggctcagagagctcTCATCTGAGGTCGTGCTTAAAACAGAACAGGACTGAGTCTCAGGTCTATAGACCCCTATATTTCATTCTACTCTGCCCAAACTTTTTTTATAGTTTCAAAAATGAAGCATTTACACCTGCAGACTTACCAAGCAGCCAGCTCTCTTTGTGCATCCCAGCTTCGAACTGACTGCTGAGAGAAGACTGCTGCAGCACAGCACAGTCCTGGAGGCTCCCCGGCCAGTTTGTCTCCACAGTCATCAGTGCCCCTCTGATGTCACACACCATGAGGCAGTTTAAAGAATGAAGACCTTTGCGGTTCACATAGGAAAGGTCTTCAGCATTTGGTGCCTTGATTGCCACATGGATACAGTCAACCACCCCTATGACCCCTGGCATCCCTGCCAACCCATAGAATTCATCCTTCAGAGCCTGCACGGAGGCGTCATCAGCTGGAAAGCGGATGAACTGCGAAGCTCTTTCCACAAGTGCTTCGGTGACATTGGCAACACATCGACTCATAGATGCCTGACTGATTCCAATAGTATCTCCCATCCGAGTCTGGAAGGAACCTGAGGTATAGAAGCCCAGTGCTGCAAGGATCTGTGTCTCTGGGCTAATAGCCCTGGATCTCTGAGTAGGTCTAGAAAGACTGGCCCCCAAGAGCTCCACCAAGTAATAAATGAACTGTCGAGGAAACCCATACATGGACATCAAGTATTCATCTGTCACATCATCCAGCTTAAAGCGGTCCAATGTGCGGTGACCTCGGCCATATAGCAAGAGATCACAGTCAAGTACTGTTATTGGTATAGCCATGGTACATGTAACTGttgtctctccttccctctgctaCTTTTCCTGAACTCTTCCCACTGAAGATGTTGGTGCAAGAAGGTATTTAAGGAAGTGTCAGAATTCAACAGCTAACCATCATTTAAATGGCTCTGGCATTTATAATCTTCTCTCTgtaaaggttaaagaaaaaaacaaaaaacattagaAACCTACCAAAGACTTTAAAgtgattcaggggcttccctggcgatccagtggttacgacttcgccttccaaggcagggggtgcggatttgatccctggtggaggaGCTAAGATCcgacatgccttgcggccaaaaaaccaaaaacataaaaaaaaaaaacaaaaaaaaacagaagcagtattgtaacaaattcaataaagaccttaaaaatcatccacatcagggcttccctggtggcgcagtggttgagggtccacctgcagatgcaggggacgcgggttcgtgccccggtccgggaagatcccgcatgtggcggagcggctgggcccgtgagccatggccgctgagcctgcgcgtccggagcctgtgctccgcagcgggagaggccacaacagggagaggcccgcgtaccaaaaaaaaaaaaaaaaggtgctataACTGTAACTCGGTTTTTCTCCACTAACTCATGGCAATACAACAGGCTTGCTTTGGTATGAAGGAGAATGGGAGCTGAATTTTGGTGGCTCATTTAATGCCTGGCATTTGCATTGGGAAGAACAAAAGATTAATGGAGGTGATGGCATAATTATCCACAAAGTAAAAGAGGTCTGCTCCTAACTATACAGGCCACGAAGCAGCTGACGTAAGTCATAGCTACCCAGGACAGGGATTAGTCACGGCAGGATTCATTACCCAAAGCCCTCTGGCTCCACCTGATAAGTAAGGGGtaagagatgggggtggggaggggggagtgtcGTTGTTCAAACTAGTCTAACAAGGGAAGAAGGGGCAAAACACCGCCCACGACCCAGGCTGGTAGACGGGAGATTCTGTGTTGTAACAAAAGCGTTTCCTCTCACCCCAAGAAATCCAAATCGTGAGGCTGAGGGCAAGGAAGTAGGGAAGACCAGATAGGTTGGAAGGAAGGCGCAAAAGAAGAGGCTGGAAGATCTAGGGCTGAGAGGACACTCCACCTCTAAGGCTTTTAAAAAGATGTCTTAGAAATGAATACGGAAGTGTGATTGCCCCGGCCACTCAAAGTCAGCCGAGGCCGCTCACCCACCTCTCGGCGGCTGCCAGATTACCAGCCGCACTTCCCACCCACCCAGCCGGGTCCGGCCCTCCTCCGGAACCGGCGACCGAGCACAAGCCGCCACGGCGCTCTCTGTAGGCACCGCCCTCTCGCGTCACCGCCCGCCCCAAGCCGTGTCCTCACTGCAGCTGCCGCCGCCACCTGCGATTCGTCGGCGCACATTCCACACACGGCCCAAAGGTTCACGCTCTTTCAAAGACCGCCTCTTTACGCCTTTGTTTTCTGAGACGCTTGAAGAGATTGGTGAATCAGACTTACATGGTAAGGAAACCAGTTTTTATGGGAACGTCAAAGAGGAAAGAGATTAAGAAGGTCATCCATACTGTGCCGAAAGGGCGGCTGAGGTTAGATAGCTGTATTTCCCCCATAGCCCTCTTCCTCCCACCGCCGTCACCGAAGCGGATGAAAACAAACAGTAACGATGGCGGCGCCGGGAAGGGATCGGCTGCTGGGCTGAAGGCAGGAGTGATCACTTGAGCTGtgagggaagccctgaagagcgCCTGTAGACGTGAGTGCGACAACTCGCGCAGTCTTGGGAACGAAACTCCCGGGGCCTGCGAGCCACGAGGCTCGTGAGGCGTGAGGTATTATCTGCGACCCGTGCTGTCAGAGCAGCTCCGGAGCGCGGAGCTCTCAGCCAGGAGGCGCAGCTGGCCGGCCCCAGGCCCCGGCCTCCGTAATGAGAGTCCCGAGCCACTCTCTGTGTCGCAGCTTCACAGGTACTAACTTTAGGGGGGATACCCCCGGATCTCTCAGCGCCCCCGGGTGGGAGGCTGTGGACCTGCGGCCTGCGGCCTGTCGGGTACGTCCTGGCGAAGCCGAAGCCTATTAGCTGTAGGTCAGTCCCCTAAGCTTTCTTTGGGAAGTCGGGTTACTGTAGGCTTCATTGGCCCTTGATCATTCCCAGTCCTTACAGAGATGCCCAGAGCTTTCGACTCTGCTTTCTCAGCTCTTTGGGTTAAAGGCATTTTGGAAGGAATTTGTGGGCCCATAACTCTGTGGTTGGGTACCAGTATGAATGAGATAGGTTCTCATTCAATCAAGATTTGTTGAGTGCCAAATATGTACTCCGCGTGTAGGTGAGGGTGACTGTTGACTAGTGCAAAAAGGGACCCAAGGTTCACGACTCTCTTACTGGCAGTGGAATGACCTGTGGAAACCTGCGATCCATTCTCATTAAGTAAATCTCTGGGTAAGTGGCTAAGCACCTTCTTGGATTCATCACTAACTCATCTCAGTTTTCACTTTCTCACTCAGTTATTTACTAAGTTTTTCTGGTCAATTCAGTGTAGCGTTTCACTTTTAGTATTCCTTCCTCTCTGGCCATCCCACAGCCAGAGAGAGAGGGGTGGAGGGCGGGGGAATGGATGTGAATGAACGAATATTTAAAGGACAAAAGTGCCTATTTTTTCATTACACTTACTTTAAAAGTCATCTCCTAAGGTGGTAGAATTTATTGAACACCTTCAATGGGAGATGTGCAATAATAAGAAACAACAGGTCTTTTCTTTACACTAAATTAACTCCAGGTTATTGTGTGTTGTTTTATGTGTTAGTCCTTTCATGTGTGGATATCATGGCTCCaattaaattatatgtttttgtttgtttctttcaactCCATTTTTCAGCCGAGCAGAAGTCTTGTAAGTGCTTGTGGAAGGGAATCCtgagttaatatttttcataCCCAGGGGATGATGAATAAGTGATGAAGCAAAGGTCATATATATTGATCTGTGTAGTAAAATGCATATAGTTAATTCTCCTGCTGTTTTCAAATTGTACCCCTTTGGGTCGGAAGTTAAGACGGCTATGGCAACTTTTGAGatttacatttcataaaaattgCTATTTCTTTACTTACACCTAACAGTTcctattatttgtatttttttccctcaagtggAAACTGCAGATCAAAAACTGCAGATCTTCAGCTACTAAATACTCcaaataatattgttttatttaaggACTAAAAATCAGCTGGACACAATTCAGTCCTGCCATATACGCGTACTGGAATTGTACCGTATGGAGGTGGGGGCAAGcaatctctttttttccattgtctTTCCTGCTTGCATCCACCCAGCTGCATCAGCTTATGACCTCCATGACTCAGAGCAGGGTGTCCATAGCCTAAATGCAAAAAGAAGCCTAAGACATTAACATTGAGCTTCCAAAGACATGAGTCCTACTACATGAGTGAGTTTTCAAAGATAATTTTGACTAATCAGAAAGTGCAACCGCTATAGAACTTATTGCTGTCACTTGATAAGGTTCATTACCAAAGCTCTGCAATTACATTTTGTTCCATTCGGAGTGgaagttatttattttggaatttttatctGGAGGGAACTTATTTAATCTTAGTAATGCTTGGAAAtccctaaaatgtttactttttaaacactttttacaTTATTATAGAAGAGATGAAAATGACATTCATAACACTGTGGTTGGAGCACTACATTCCTCACTCTATGACCCTTTATTATTCAGattaagttttttggtttttggttttttaaaattatttttttggtacgcgggcccctcactgttgtggcctcttccgttgcggagcacaggctcctgacgcgcaggctcagcggccatggctcacgagcccagcttctctgcggcatgtgggatcttcctggaccagggcacgaacccgtgtcccctgcatcggcaggcggactctcaaccactacgccaccagggaagtcctgtttttatttatttaaaaaaatatttatttatgggacttccctggtgacacagtggttaagaattcgcctgccaatgcaggggacatgggtttgatccctggtccgggaacatcccacatgccgtggagcaactaagcccatgcgtcacaactagtgagcctgtgctctagagcccatgagccacaactactgagcctgcatgctgcaactactgaagcccgcgtgcctagagcccgtgctccgcaacaagagaagccactgcagtgagaagcccgggcaccgcaatgaagagtagctcccgctcaccacaacaagCGATagaccacgcgcagcaacaaagacccaacacagccaaaaatgaatattaaaaattaaaataactttatttatttggccgcactgggtattagctgcagcacgcaggatcttcattgccgcctgcaggatctttagttgcagcatgcacgatctagttccctgaccagggatcgaacccaggccccctgcattgggagcgaggaatcttaaccactggaccatcagggaagtccctggttttattttttaatggaagaaaagtATAGAAACTCACTGAGTAAGAAATGCAGGCTATTCAGCTAATATTTGAACTACTGTATTGCTTAAGATTTTTTTGGCTTGTATGTTGACTTTAGagtcttaaaatatgtatactttACTAAAAGTTTCTTCTTGGAAAAAGCTTGCCTAAACTTTATATGTGGATAATTTAGAAGTAATTTCCAACTTGGGGTGTTgagtaaaataaatttccataGGGCCTCATTTTTTCATGCATGGATTTAAGAGAAGAGAGGGTGCACGGGGTTACTGGTCCTTGCCTCCTCTTTGTCAAGTTGTGGAGAGCAGTAAAAACtgcaggtggggcttccctggtggtgcagtggttgggagtccgcctgccggtgcagggggcaggggttcgtgccccggtccgggaggatcccacgtgtcgcggagcggctgggcccgtgggctgtggccgctgggcctgtgcatctggagcctgtgctccgcaacgggaggggccgcagcagtgagaggcccgcgagtacagcaaaaaaaaacccaaaaaactgcaGGCAGTCCCTGACAGGATAAAGGCAGTGTATGCAAAGGGAGAATGCAGAGGAAGCTAACTAGACCTCTATGAccaaggggaaaaagaaacttttcttGGGAATTCCTcaaagtccagtggttaagactccacgcttccaccgcagagggtcacaggtttgatccctggtcagggaactatgattCTGCATGCTGAGTGGTGCATGCCGtaccccccccaccaaaaaaaaaaaaaaaaaaaacagcaacaacttgAAGTTTGGGTTTTAAATCTTAACGATTTAAAATCCTTAAAGGGGTGTAAAATTAGTTTGGAATctttaaacagattttaaatCCCTTAAGAggatgtaaaattaattttaaataattgtttttaactgTAGAGTAAATGTGAGCCAGTTTGTTAGAGAAAGCCTCTAAATACCAGTATAGGTGGCACAAGAAATTTGCTTTTGCCCTGTTGGTGTCCCCCATATGCCCTTGGTTACAAGAGAAGGGAGAAGATTGTGAATCACCACTACATAGAAAAACAACTCAACATGCACAGTCTGTCAACAGTATCTtagtaaaaataaaggtaaataaaGAATGTATAGAAGTGATAACCCAGTATTCTTATTTTGGAAGATACTGTTTTCACTGTTGACTTTTGATTCATACAAATATGAAAGAAAT carries:
- the HARBI1 gene encoding putative nuclease HARBI1, with protein sequence MAIPITVLDCDLLLYGRGHRTLDRFKLDDVTDEYLMSMYGFPRQFIYYLVELLGASLSRPTQRSRAISPETQILAALGFYTSGSFQTRMGDTIGISQASMSRCVANVTEALVERASQFIRFPADDASVQALKDEFYGLAGMPGVIGVVDCIHVAIKAPNAEDLSYVNRKGLHSLNCLMVCDIRGALMTVETNWPGSLQDCAVLQQSSLSSQFEAGMHKESWLLGDSSFFLRTWLMTPLHIPETPAEYRYNMAHSATHSVIEKTFRTLCSRFRCLDGSKGALQYSPEKSSHIILACCVLHNISLEHGMDVWSSPGTGPVEQPPEEEYEHMESLDLEADRIRQELMLTHFS